From the Thermococcus sp. Bubb.Bath genome, the window GCGAAGGGTAAGTTCTACATCCCGCTCGCCACAACAGAGGGGGCACTGGTCGCGAGCGTCAACCGCGGTTGCTCCGCTCTAACCGCCGCCGGAGGCGTTAAGATCACCCTTATAGATGACAAAATGGCCCGAGCACCGCTCCTCAAGTGCCCGGACGCGAGGAGGGCAAGGGAAGTAGCCGAGTGGGTAATGAACAACCTCGACTACCTCCAGGAGAAGGCCGTCTCAAAGGTCACCAGGCACGGGAAACTCAGGGGAGTTAAGCCCTTCATCGTTGGCAACAACCTCTACCTCCGCTTCGAGTTCGAAACCGGCGATGCGATGGGAATGAACATGGTCACCATCTCCAGCGAGGAGATAATGAAGGTTATCGAGGAGGAGTTCCCGGACGTTAAGTACCTGGCTCTCTCCGGCAACCTCTGCGTCGATAAGAAGCCCAACGCCCTCAACTTCATCGAGGGCCGCGGAAAAACAGTAATCGCCGAAGCGGTGATACCGCGCGAGGTAGTAGAGAAGAAGCTGAAGACGACACCTGAACTAATCGCTGAGGTCAACTACCGTAAGAACCTCGTAGGTTCGGCTCAGGCGGCTTCTTACGGCTTCAACGCCCACTTTGGCAACATAGTCGGTGCGATATTCCTAGCCACCGGCCAGGACGAGGCCCAGATAACCGAGGGCTCTCACGGTATAACCTTAGCAGAGGTTACACCAGAAGGAGACCTCTATATGAGTATAACCATGCCGAGCCTTGAGATTGGAACGGTTGGCGGTGGCACGAGGGTCCCAACGCAGAGGGAAGCC encodes:
- the hmgA gene encoding hydroxymethylglutaryl-CoA reductase (NADPH), translated to MDFDELVEKVANGEIKLHQVEKYTDGDKKLATEIRRKALEKKFGISLENIGHYSIDPNRLIGKNIENMIGVVQIPMGIAGPLKINGEYAKGKFYIPLATTEGALVASVNRGCSALTAAGGVKITLIDDKMARAPLLKCPDARRAREVAEWVMNNLDYLQEKAVSKVTRHGKLRGVKPFIVGNNLYLRFEFETGDAMGMNMVTISSEEIMKVIEEEFPDVKYLALSGNLCVDKKPNALNFIEGRGKTVIAEAVIPREVVEKKLKTTPELIAEVNYRKNLVGSAQAASYGFNAHFGNIVGAIFLATGQDEAQITEGSHGITLAEVTPEGDLYMSITMPSLEIGTVGGGTRVPTQREALSIMGVAGGGEKPGENARKFAEIVAGAVLAGELSLLAAIAAKHLAKAHKELGR